The window GCGCTTGTTGAGCGCCTGCTGCTCCAGACCGAGAAGCTGGGCCTCAAAGGGATCCTGGCGGGATACCTTTGCGGAAGTCGATGCGCATCCCGCAAAAATCGAAATCCCCAAGCCCGCAATCCCTAGCTGAAACCACCGCATCGCGCAGCGGTTTACCCGCTTTGCGCCCATCGTCAAAGAGACATCTCCTAAATTTTTCGTTCCCATTCCCTGTCGTCCCTCCTCCTGGAGAAAGTCAGTAGCACTTTCCGGGCCACGTGTAGTGACAATTCCCCGCGCGATCAAGCGGGTTCTTCCCTTTCCCGAGGCATTGATCTGCGTCGCCGCCTCCTCACAGGCATATTGCCATCCTCGTTTCCAACGGTCCAGGCGACCGCACAGGAAATCGCTGCAAAAAGCTGAAGCGACGCGATTTGGAGGGGAAAATCGACCAGCGCATGCAAGAGAACTCCCAGCAATGCCAGGCATCCCGCGAGCAGAAAATAACGAGTCTCGGAACGCCACTGGCCGCTGCGTTTGGTGAGGCGCCAGATGCCAACTCCTAGGCCGCCCAGCAGCAGTCCAGCCCATAGGATACCTCCGATCACCCCCCACTCGGTAAGGACCTGAAGGTAATCCTGATGAGCATTCACCCAATACCACCGCCCGACCGCATCGTTGCCCGACTCCTTGACGGAGAGAGGAAACACCATCTCGAATGTCCCCGGCCCGCTGCCGCCCCAACCGACAAAAGGCAGGGTCTTCTTCCAGATGATGTCATAGACCTGGTAACGCAGATTATTCGACAATTCGTTCCCGTCCTTTGGTTTCAGCCACCGCTTAACCGAACGGTCGGCTCCAAAAGCATACGCCAGCAGTCCCGCGACCAGGATTATCACGATCGCCCCACCCCATGCCGCAGGGCGACTGATCACCGTGCGCCTCTCGAAGAACAGCCACCAGCCCCCGAGAACCAGCAGCAGCATGAGGGCAATAGTCATCGCGGCTCGCGAGACATTGATGAATGCAGAAGCCACGACTATGGAACTCGCAACGATCCAAAAGGCCTTCTGCCACTGTGGCGATTCTCGGCGAAAAATCAAAAGCGTGCGCGCCAGGACAAATGGCATCACGAGATTGATGAACGCTCCAGCATTGGCGTGATAGCGAAAGGTCGCAAAAAAGGTGTTGCCCGTCTTTTCCCCGACAGCCCAGAAAATCGTCCTGGCTCCACTGAGCCTTTGAAAGATCCCGAATGCTATCAGGCTGAAGCCCACGAGAGCCACCACGAGCCAAAGCCGATCTCTCCATCTCGGATCTCCAGCCATCTCTACAGCAACACAAAAGGCTCCCAGCATCCCGGTCACCAGCAGCATACTGGCAACACTGCGAGACTGATCCATCGTGCCGGGCAACCAAGGCATCCAGGCGGAGATCATATGGAATGCCGGTCCAACGGGATCAAATACCGCCCGAGCATTGAAGGTCGTCCACCAGCCGATTACCAGCAAACTGACGACGAGAAACCCCGACCACACGGGCAGCCTGGGGCGGCGCCTTTCCATGACGAGCGCCATGGCGAACAAACCGCTCAATCCCAGCAACAGGCATCGCAAGACCTCAACCGTCCAGGGCCGGGTACTCCCATATGCCCATGGCGCCCATACCAGAATGACCAGGAGAAGCCAACGGGGCATCTCTCCAGCCCAGCTGCCGAGCCGGAAAGCCGCGGGGGAACGGACTTGGGATGAGTCCGGAGCCGCGCTACTCACGACCTGTCCTCCAGCTATTACCCTGTTCCTCCAGATGATAGCTTTCCTTCGCGGCGCGATTCACCAACGGTTTGCGACCAGGCGAAAGTTCCGCCACGGAATTCTGGATGAAGATTCCCGAGCCTTTCACAGATTCCGCGATGTAAATGGCGTCCTGGCCGGGAGCCACAATACGGTTTGACCGGAAAACAATCTCCTGAATCTCAGAGCCGGCGCAGTGAATCCCCCGATAAAGGGAACTCCGTATCACATTTCCAGTCAGGAAAGTCCCCCGAATGGAGGTTGATCCAGGATAGATCCAGATCGCGCCACGCTGCTGTCCCCCGAGATTGTTTCCGCACCGGATCAACTCGTTGTTTCGGACGATGGCTGAGCTGAGCGGTTTCATGGGAAAAGATGGCGGGAGGTTGATGACGAACCCTGGTCCATCGGAAAAGAGATTATTTTCGACGATGTGCTCGCTCCCACCCGCCAGGTCGCAATTCGCCCCCCACCATGGCGCTACTGCGGTATTATTTCGCATCACGACCTTCGTGGTGGAAGCCGGATTCCCTTTATTGTCATTGCACAAAATCGCCAGACCATCGTCTCCTGTGCCTCGTACGTGGTTGTTCTCGACCCGCACGTTGCTTGTCGTGTTTCCCTGCCCATTATTGATATTGATGCCATCCGCATAGGTGTTGCGGATACGGCAATCCGCCACCACGCCGTCAGTACCGGCGATCCAGATGGCCGCCCCGGTGTGGCTGATCCAAACGCGGCGGATTTCCCAGCCTTCGGCCTGCCCGACGAGGGCGATCCAATTTTTCTTCCGTGAGGTACAGGTCAGGCTGTCCATGGAAATATCCCTCACCGAAGCTCCCTTGCCTCGCAGGGTAAAGCCGGCCATGCCTCCCCAGTTCGTCGCGATGCCGGACATCGTATCGCAAACCGTTGTATGCCACATGCCCGCTCCCTGCACACCCACCCCGTCCAGGCGAATTCGTTTGTTCAACAGGTATCTTCCCGGAGGCAGCCAGATCATTTTCCCCTCAGCTTTCGCCGCTGCCGCGCAAGCTTGTATTCCCTGAGTCGTCGTCTCCGCATCCTCGCTGTCGGGCTGGACACCAAAATCGAGCACGGAGAGCGAACCGGGCGGCTGAGAAAGAGGTCGGCCCACATTTTCGAGGTCTATGAGGTCTATGCGGCAGTAGGCCGCTGTATCGCCCGGGTCCTTTTGCAATCGAATGACCTCACCCGCACGAATGCCCCCGGGAATAAAAAACCGGGCCTCGTCCCAATAGGCATGGGAGTATTCCGTAGGCGTATTGCCTTGCCCGTTCTCCCATGGTGATCCGTCACCATAGAGCCAGCTGTATTTTGAAGTGAGCTGGATGTCCTGGCGGTATGCTCCATTCACGGAGAGACGCAACCGGGCGATGGCACCTCCACCATCCGGGCTGTCCGGTACACAATGGCGAATAACGATCGCATTGGCGGAAATCGGCGAGACAAAATCGACGGAATCTTTTGCTGTCTTCAGTTCGACGTATGCTCTTCCGGAGGCTTCAGCAGCAGGAGTCGGTGGCCAGCGATCCGGATCCGTCATAAAAACCCTCTCCGCATTGGTGCGGCTCTTCTCTGCCTCCAGGGTCACAAAAGGCACACGCGCTCCAGCCTGCTCCGCGCCGATCGCAGGGCCGGAAGCCAGCAGAGTGACAATCACGAGAAAACCTGCCGCCCATTTCCAGATGCACGTCAGCCTCATTGATGAACCTCCACGGCATCGATACCCCCATCGCCAGCCCGGCTGCTGCGCAAGAAAAACGGCTCGTTCCCGACAACAAACCTCGACGTAAGGCTGTTAATCCCCACATCCCGCGATCCAGAGAGGGAGAACGGCACAGGGATCATTCGCCCGCCTTTATTCTCCATCACCCATTCCTCTCCCGGGAAGACACTCCATACAGCCCAGATGTCGGCGCCATCTTTCATAGTCAATACCATCGTAACAACCCGGTCTTTTGCGCTATTGGCAACTCGGCGCAGACTCCGCGCATCACGGAGCAGCGGAATGAGTGATCGCAAGGCATGGAATGCCGGCTTGGGCGTCCCGTCGGCTTTGACGACTCCAAAATGGTGCTCCCGGTCCTTGGGATCGGTTCCTCCATCCCGAAACTCATAGAGCCATACTCCCTTCACCTGGGGTTCGCAGGCAAATAGAAGAATCGAGCGAACCATGAAGCATGCCTGCTCCTCATAGGAAACGCCATGCGGCTCTCCGTAGGTGGGCCAGCCGAGTTCGGTAACATAAAGAGGCACATCCCCATGGACTGAGTCGGCCCGGAGCCAATCATGCAACTGCCCCAGGCGGGTCGCGATGGCAATCTCCGGCAATCGCTTCTCCCCATCGGCGCCATAAAAATACGGATGTATCGACAGTCCATCCAGCCACTGCAACATCCCGAGATTCACGGCCTTGACCATGTATCCCTCATCCGCGCCGATGCCGCCGGTGGCGCCTCCGAGGATGAAGAGGTCCGGAAACTGTTTCTTGAGCGCAGTATAGGTTTCCCTGAGCAGAGTCACATAGTCTTCCACCCTGCCAGTCCCTTCTTCCAGCGGTGTACGCCCCATGCCCGGGACATTCCATTCATTCCAAACCTCGAAAAATCTCGTGCGTTCATGCAGCCGGCCGACCCCTGCTAGCGCATAGTCGACGAAGGCGCGGCGGGATTCCGGGGTGCTCGGCCGCCCGGAATTTTGGAATGCACGATGGCCGTAGCCAAGAATGACGAGGGGCTGATGATACGCCTCCGGGGTGTTCGCGATCGCTGGAAAGACCGGATGCTCGGTATTGACCGCTCCATGATCATCGCTGACAGGGTTACGATAAAGATCGACTCGCAGGCTCCATATCCCCACACCCTCGAGCAGAGGCTGATCGTTTGCCAGCACCTTGTGAGTGTTGAACCCAAGGACAAAATCCCCCAAGTTTCGCGATTTATCCTCGGCTCGGCAAGACGCTGCGACGCAGAGCATGAAGAGGACGGCCGCAAGTCCGCCGATATCCCACCGCAGGAGGGTGCCTAAAGTCCGCCGCGATGTATCAGGCGGTGATCCCATACTCCTGCAGGATGTGACCATAGGAAGAGTCCAGGCTGAAATCGTGATCGGCGATCGCCCGATGGTTGGACGCCCGATTGGCTGCATGATCGGCCAACCAGCCTTCGATGGCCGCCTCGAGGCCCGCCACGTCACATGCAGCGGCACCCCACGCATGCGTCAATCCCTTGTGAAGAAATGTCCTGTTTCCCGGAACATCCGTGAGGATGATCGGCAATCCTGCCGACAACGCCTCAAGGACGGCGATGGAAAGCCCCTCGTATCGTGAAGCCAGGGCAAAGCCATCGATCGCACCGTAGAACGGAGCGGTGTCGGAGAGATAATCGATTCGGTGAAACCTGTCTGCCACAGAACTCGTACGGACCATCTGCTCACAAACTTCCACAAGCTCCCCCGTGCCCACGGCGAAAAAGTGCAGTCGTGGATGGCGAGGCAATACATTCAGTACAGCGCGCACCAAGGTTTCGGGATTCTTCTGAAAGCTAAACCTTCCCACAGTTCCGAGCACCACCGCATCCTCGGGCATCTTTCGCTCCAGGCGCCACGCGACCTTCTCCGCAGCCGTGAATGAGCGGAACCTTCGCGTATCGACACCGTTGGGGATCACCCGTAACCGACGCTCGCTCACACCAAGAGTACCTGTGGCGAAATCCGCCTCCTCCTGCGAGACATTGATCGTCAGGGCCTTCCGCCACAACAGGCGTTCCACTTGGTTGAAGACCTGCGCCTTGATCCCGGCTGTGTTCCTCATTCCAAAGTAAGCGTGAGGAGTGTAGAAAGTGCGCTGCGCAAGCAGCAGCCTCGGGAGCATACGCATCAGCGCACCCGCCTTGGAGCTGTGCGCGTGGATGACCGCAGGCTTTCGGCGACGAGTCATTCTGACCAGGGTGAGGATGGCAGGCACATCCGTCGGCTCTGGCGTATTCCCCACCCGTAAGTCCAGAGCCTCTCCACCGCGCTCACGCACCCGCTCGACCAGGGCCAACAGCCGGTCCGAACCTCTCCGCGATGAAAAGGCGAGATCCACGGGAATGTTGCGCTCGTGGAGATAATCCACCAGCCCCTCGACATGACGGAACACTCCATCGATACCCGGCTCCACGATTTGCAGGACCCGGTTCACCGTGGCGGGGTGATCAGTCATGATCGGCATCGTATCGGCAGCAGGCGAAATGATTCTAGACACTGCGCAGGATCTCCGCCATGTGCCGGCCTGCGACCGACCAGTCGTAAAGCTCCGCGCGTTGCCTTCCTTTTTCTTTCAGCTGCTGCCGCAGTTCGCCACTCTGCACCAAATCGATCATCGCAGCTTCGATGGCGCCAGCATCGGTCGGCTCGACGAATAGTGCGGCGTCCCCTGCGACCTCTGGAAGACAGGAGCGATTCGACGTAACCACTGGGCAACTGCAGTAAAAGGCCTCAACTACCGGGAGTCCGAATCCCTCCTCGCTCGAGGGATAGACAAACCCCGTCGCGCCCTTGTACAGCGCGATCAAGGCGGCATCATCCACATATCCGGTGAACTCCACGCCCGGCAGATCCTGGTTCATGTTCACATTCAGATGCGAAAACCCCGCCTGTTTACGCCCGACCACCTTGAGCTGGAAATACGGGTATCGCTCACGAAACCGATCCCAAGCCTCCAGCATCACTGCAAGATTCTTATGTGGCTGCATGCTGCCGACACAGAGAAAATAGGGTTGCTCTTCGGCTGGGCGCATGACGGTATCTGCATTGGCTATTCCATCCAGCCCGGGACCCTGCGAGATGACCCGGATGCGATCTCCGGAAATATGCAACCGGTCAATCAGCGACTGCCTGACGTACTCGGTGAAGCATACCACCACGTCCGCGCGTTTCCCGGCCTCCGCACAAGCCATCCAATACCAAGAGCGAAATGCTGCCGAGAAGAGGCCTGGCAGGAGGAGAAAATTAATGTCGTGAATGACCATGACGTGCTTCTTCCCAGGGTGCAGGACCGGGCCGCTGCCCATCAAAGTCCACAAGACGTCGGTCTCCGCGATATAAGGAAAAGCTACCTGCTCCCAGAGATGATCGAAGCGTCCGGTCGAACCGGGCAGCGTCCTCGCCTCCATGTTATCCACGCCGGAACGGTTTATGGTACCCGCCGGAGCATGCACCGTGGCAACTCCATCCTCCGGCGACCAATACGCCATCGTCGCATGGAGGAAATTGCGAGAGCTCCGCTGTGTGCCGGTAGGTTTTTCAACCCGGAAAAAGCGTCCTGAAACT of the Terrimicrobium sacchariphilum genome contains:
- a CDS encoding glycosyl hydrolase family 28-related protein, which translates into the protein MRLTCIWKWAAGFLVIVTLLASGPAIGAEQAGARVPFVTLEAEKSRTNAERVFMTDPDRWPPTPAAEASGRAYVELKTAKDSVDFVSPISANAIVIRHCVPDSPDGGGAIARLRLSVNGAYRQDIQLTSKYSWLYGDGSPWENGQGNTPTEYSHAYWDEARFFIPGGIRAGEVIRLQKDPGDTAAYCRIDLIDLENVGRPLSQPPGSLSVLDFGVQPDSEDAETTTQGIQACAAAAKAEGKMIWLPPGRYLLNKRIRLDGVGVQGAGMWHTTVCDTMSGIATNWGGMAGFTLRGKGASVRDISMDSLTCTSRKKNWIALVGQAEGWEIRRVWISHTGAAIWIAGTDGVVADCRIRNTYADGININNGQGNTTSNVRVENNHVRGTGDDGLAILCNDNKGNPASTTKVVMRNNTAVAPWWGANCDLAGGSEHIVENNLFSDGPGFVINLPPSFPMKPLSSAIVRNNELIRCGNNLGGQQRGAIWIYPGSTSIRGTFLTGNVIRSSLYRGIHCAGSEIQEIVFRSNRIVAPGQDAIYIAESVKGSGIFIQNSVAELSPGRKPLVNRAAKESYHLEEQGNSWRTGRE
- a CDS encoding glycosyltransferase family 4 protein, yielding MAYWSPEDGVATVHAPAGTINRSGVDNMEARTLPGSTGRFDHLWEQVAFPYIAETDVLWTLMGSGPVLHPGKKHVMVIHDINFLLLPGLFSAAFRSWYWMACAEAGKRADVVVCFTEYVRQSLIDRLHISGDRIRVISQGPGLDGIANADTVMRPAEEQPYFLCVGSMQPHKNLAVMLEAWDRFRERYPYFQLKVVGRKQAGFSHLNVNMNQDLPGVEFTGYVDDAALIALYKGATGFVYPSSEEGFGLPVVEAFYCSCPVVTSNRSCLPEVAGDAALFVEPTDAGAIEAAMIDLVQSGELRQQLKEKGRQRAELYDWSVAGRHMAEILRSV
- a CDS encoding glycosyltransferase family 4 protein, producing MSRIISPAADTMPIMTDHPATVNRVLQIVEPGIDGVFRHVEGLVDYLHERNIPVDLAFSSRRGSDRLLALVERVRERGGEALDLRVGNTPEPTDVPAILTLVRMTRRRKPAVIHAHSSKAGALMRMLPRLLLAQRTFYTPHAYFGMRNTAGIKAQVFNQVERLLWRKALTINVSQEEADFATGTLGVSERRLRVIPNGVDTRRFRSFTAAEKVAWRLERKMPEDAVVLGTVGRFSFQKNPETLVRAVLNVLPRHPRLHFFAVGTGELVEVCEQMVRTSSVADRFHRIDYLSDTAPFYGAIDGFALASRYEGLSIAVLEALSAGLPIILTDVPGNRTFLHKGLTHAWGAAACDVAGLEAAIEGWLADHAANRASNHRAIADHDFSLDSSYGHILQEYGITA
- a CDS encoding O-antigen ligase family protein encodes the protein MPRWLLLVILVWAPWAYGSTRPWTVEVLRCLLLGLSGLFAMALVMERRRPRLPVWSGFLVVSLLVIGWWTTFNARAVFDPVGPAFHMISAWMPWLPGTMDQSRSVASMLLVTGMLGAFCVAVEMAGDPRWRDRLWLVVALVGFSLIAFGIFQRLSGARTIFWAVGEKTGNTFFATFRYHANAGAFINLVMPFVLARTLLIFRRESPQWQKAFWIVASSIVVASAFINVSRAAMTIALMLLLVLGGWWLFFERRTVISRPAAWGGAIVIILVAGLLAYAFGADRSVKRWLKPKDGNELSNNLRYQVYDIIWKKTLPFVGWGGSGPGTFEMVFPLSVKESGNDAVGRWYWVNAHQDYLQVLTEWGVIGGILWAGLLLGGLGVGIWRLTKRSGQWRSETRYFLLAGCLALLGVLLHALVDFPLQIASLQLFAAISCAVAWTVGNEDGNMPVRRRRRRSMPREREEPA